A section of the Carassius carassius chromosome 17, fCarCar2.1, whole genome shotgun sequence genome encodes:
- the LOC132160950 gene encoding sodium- and chloride-dependent GABA transporter 2-like gives MEHSSRPGGKLNLMNGALVQARPKPQAREQWSNKLEFLLAVIGHIIGLGNVWRFPYLCYKNGGGEFFVPYVLFLFTCGIPLFFLETSLGQFTSQGGITCWRKICPLFEGLGYGSQVVVLYTGVYYIIILAWAFLYLFSSFSSELPWASCNNYWNTENCKEFSKSNITKYSPEKSTSPVIEFWERRILGMSEGIEQIGNVRWDLALCLLLAWIICYFCVWKGVKSTGKVVYFTATFPYLMLVVLLVRGLTLPGAKNGITFYLYPDPTRLKDPQVWMDAGSQIFYSYGVCTGVLTALGSYNKYENNCYRDCVYLCLLNSVTSFVAGFAIFSVLGFMADEQGIDISMVAESGPGLAFIAYPRAIALMPLPQLWAIFFFIMIIFLGLDSEFVYHEALVTAISDMYPSFFQVGHRRKFLLLFISAASFLVGLLMVTEGGLYVFQLFDYYACSGMTLLTFAILQSICVGWVYGADRLYDSIEDMIGYRPWPFMKCCWKYLTPGICTGTFIFSLIKYTPLKFNNVYVYPWWGYAIGGFFTLSSTLLIPLWMIYLVCTTPGSMQQRVRALCTPAEDLPDPKHPKQKLNTVTFETFTDLLTLRTVHTPNSLSHRDIV, from the exons ATGGAGCATAGCTCAAGGCCAGGTGGGAAGTTAAACCTCATGAATGGTGCCCTAGTGCAGGCCAGACCTAAACCTCAGGCAAGAGAGCAGTGGTCTAATAAGCTGGAGTTTCTCTTGGCGGTGATAGGGCACATCATTGGCCTGGGAAATGTGTGGAGGTTTCCTTACTTGTGCTACAAGAATGGAGGGG GTGAATTTTTTGTGCCGTATGTGCTGTTTCTCTTCACCTGTGGGATTCCACTTTTCTTTTTGGAGACCTCACTCGGTCAGTTCACCAGTCAGGGTGGAATTACGTGCTGGAGGAAGATCTGTCCACTGTTTGAAG GTCTTGGTTATGGTAGCCAAGTTGTTGTCCTCTATACAGGAGTCTATTACATCATAATTCTTGCTTGGGCTTTCCTTTACCTCTTTTCATCCTTCAGTTCAGAGCTGCCATGGGCAAGCTGCAACAACTACTGGAACACGG aGAACTGCAAAGAGTTCAGCAAAAGCAACATCACTAAATATTCTCCAGAGAAAAGCACATCTCCTGTTATTGAGTTTTGGGA GAGAAGAATTTTGGGCATGTCTGAGGGAATAGAACAGATTGGTAATGTTAGATGGGACTTGGCACTCTGCCTCCTGCTGGCCTGGATCATCTGCTACTTCTGTGTGTGGAAGGGAGTGAAGTCCACAGGCAAG GTGGTCTACTTCACTGCTACTTTCCCCTATTTAATGCTGGTAGTGCTGCTGGTCCGTGGCCTTACTCTTCCTGGAGCGAAAAATGGCATCACATTCTACCTCTACCCTGATCCAACACGTCTCAAAGACCCACAG GTGTGGATGGATGCAGGTAGTCAGATATTTTACTCCTATGGAGTCTGTACAGGAGTACTGACTGCTTTGGGAAGCTACAACAAATATGAGAACAACTGCTATAG AGATTGTGTATACTTGTGTCTGCTCAACAGCGTAACTAGCTTTGTGGCTGGTTTTGCTATATTTTCAGTCCTGGGCTTCATGGCAGATGAACAGGGAATTGATATTTCAATGGTTGCAGAGTCAG GTCCTGGTTTGGCTTTCATTGCTTACCCCCGTGCTATAGCTTTGATGCCCCTGCCTCAGTTATGGGCAATCTTCTTTTTTATCATGATCATATTCCTGGGATTGGATAGTGAG TTTGTGTATCATGAAGCCCTGGTAACTGCTATCTCGGATATGTATCCCTCCTTCTTCCAAGTTGGACACCGGCGAAAATTTCTTCTCCTCTTCATAAGTGCTGCCAGCTTCCTTGTTGGTCTGCTAATGGTAACAGAG GGTGGCCTGTATGTCTTCCAGCTTTTTGACTATTATGCCTGTAGTGGCATGACTCTTCTTACCTTCGCTATCCTTCAGTCTATCTGTGTTGGATGGGTATATG GTGCAGATCGTCTCTATGACAGCATTGAGGATATGATTGGATATCGGCCCTGGCCTTTCATGAAGTGTTGCTGGAAATATTTAACACCTGGTATATGCACA gGAACGTTTATCTTCTCCTTGATTAAATACACCCCTCTGAAGTTCAACAATGTGTATGTGTACCCCTGGTGGGGTTATGCGATTGGTGGCTTCTTCACCCTTTCCTCCACCCTACTAATTCCACTGTGGATGATTTATTTGGTTTGCACCACGCCAGGGTCTATGCAACAG agagTAAGAGCCTTGTGTACTCCTGCTGAAGACCTGCCGGATCCTAAACACCCAAAACAGAAGCTAAACACTGTTACTTTTGAAACCTTCACAGACCTATTGACTTTACGAACTGTTCATACACCAAACTCATTATCTCACAGAGACATTGTCTGA